The genome window GGCCTCTTGGCAGGGATGCAGTCCTTGCCAAGAGGCCAAAGAGTAATTTTTTGATGGTGCTGTATCCTTTTTATCCTGAAAATAAGCTATCGCCGGCAATATCGCAGCGTGTAAAATAGAAGGACTGAAGATTTCCGAGAGCAAAAAGAAAGGTTTAACCCATGCAATCGCTCGATTTGAGTCCGTATCGTCGTTATTTTCCCTCGCTCGCGTTGAAGGTCAATGGCAACCATGCCGTCTATTTTGATAATCCGGGTGGAACGCAAGTGGCGCAGCAGGTGATCGACGCGATGGTGACATATTTTCTGGAGGCAAATGCCAATACACATGGCGCGTTTCTCACGAGCCACCGTACCGACCAGGTAATTGCGAACGCTCGCCAGGCCATGGCGGATTTTTTGTATGCCGGCAGTCCAGATGAGATCGTATTTGGGCCGAATATGACCACCTTGACGTTTGCTTTCAGCCGCGCCATTGGAAAAACATTGCAGCCGGGCGATGAGATTGTGGTGACAGTGCTGGATCACGATGCCAATGTCGCGCCGTGGCTGGCATTGCAGGAGCGTGGCGTGGTTATTCGCACGGTTGATGTGCATCCAGAGAATGTGACGCTGGATATGGAAGATATGCGGGCAAAGATTGGAGAGCGCACGAAGCTGGTAGCCGTTGGTTATGCTTCGAACGCGGTCGGCACGATCAATGATGTGACGACGATCATTCGTTGGGCGCACGAAGCCGGAGCCCTGGCCTGGATCGATGCCGTGCAGTTCGCTCCACACGGGCCAATTGATGTGCAGGCGCTGGATGCCGATTTCCTGATCTGCTCATCTTATAAGTTCTTTGGCCCGCACCTCGGTATCCTGTATGGTAAGGCCGAGTACCTGGAGCGATTTCCTGCCTATAAGGTGCGTCCATCCAGCAACGATATTCCCGAACGCTGGGAAACGGGCACGCTCAATCACGAGGGATTGGCCGGACTGGTGGGCGTGATTGATTACCTGGCCATGCTGGGTCGCGAACAGGGCGAACAGTATAAGGACGCCTTCAGAACCACTGGCGGTGGGCATATGTATAGCGGGAGGCAGCTGGAGTTGAAGGTGGCGATGCAGGCGGTGATGGATTATGAGCGTGGCTTATCGGCGCAGTTGCTGTCGGGCCTGCGGGAAATAAAGGGCATTCAGGTCTATGGCATTACCAACCCGCAGGATTTAGCATGGAGAGTGCCAACAATTACCTGCAATATTGAGGGTCATTCGCCGCAAGAACTGGCCGAATACCTGGCCGAGGCCGGCATTTTCTCCTGGAACGGCAATTACTATGCGCTCGGTATTATGGAGCGCTTAGGGCTTGAGGAACAGGGTGGAGCATTGCGGCTGGGTATGGCTCATTACAATACGCCCGAAGAGATCGATAGGGTTTTGGAGCGTTTGGAACAATTGTGAGAACGGATGTAATGGTGCCAGGTGGGCTTAGAGAGAGCGCACCTTTTTGGTCGCCCTCTCTCCTTCCCTGTTCCTCAGATTCGGGATGTCTTATCATCGCACCACTACATACCTGTGCTTTTATGCGTTTCTAGTGGTAATCGTAAACGCACCCCATTCGCCGGTCAAAATCTGGCCATGCACGGAGACGCTTTTTCCTTCCTCGATGCTTTTCTCGGTCATCAAGCCGAGCGCGATGATCAGGGAGTTGATTTTGACCGGAACTCCGGTGTAGACGCCTACTTCTTGCCCATCCACGAAATAGCGCACCTCGTCTTTCCTCCTCGAATAGGTGATGCGATAGCGATGCAACTGTCCGGGGGCAGTCTCTAGCGGGAGTTCGTTGAAGTCGCAGAAGTATTTGGGTCTGTCGGCATTTTCTGGATCGACGGGTTCTGGTACGCCTGGGAAAGGCAAGATAGCGTACACGGTCGCTATGATGTCGTTGCAGACGAAGAAGTCGAGCGCGGCGCCTGTGGTGAAGTCGAGCAGGTTGACGGACACGAACCCGTCATAGAGGTCGTGCGGGGCAGTATTAGCACAGCGAGCGCGCATATTCCATTCAAATGATATTTCGCCTTGCTCTGGCACATCGAAGAGCCGCGTGGAGAAGAACATGTTTTTGGCGTTATCGAGTATCTGTACCTGGTCGTTGGCCCGGCTGATTTTGGCTGATACGCGCATGCGCTCACCCTCGACTACAACCGCCGCGTCAGGCTCGCGATAGCGCCAGAAGGTGCCATCCGGCAGCGGAAAACCACCATATTCCCAGGAGCGATTCACTCCTGTAATAATGCTGTGATAATCTGAATATATGAGCGACTCTTCCTCCTGCTGCCTATCCGCAATGGGAGTTATCTGTGCCTGATCCATAATGGGTAACCTCTTTCCTTTCTTTGTCTCTGCTATAGTTGTTGGGTATGAATATGCCCGGACATGCAATACAATAGATCACTTAAATTGTAGCAAATTTTGCCCGGGTGGTGCATAGAGCTTGAATCTTGCGGCAAATGAACGGATATGTATTGCAAGATAGCCCTTCATACGTATTAGTTTGTAGGGACTCTCTATATAGTAGGCGAATAGTTTGCTCTAAGCAGGTAAGCGCGGTTATAATGAGTGTGATGAAGCAATGGCGCCTCCTGTCCTGAACCTGGTCGTGTGGCCTCACCTTCGGGAGTCCATCTGAAATTTATGAAACAGGCAGGGCAGAAAAAATAGAGAGAGGAAAGGTGCGTTTATGGCTAGCAAACGAGAAGTGAAATCGACCGGTGACGAAAAAACAAAGCAGAACATTATCAGCAGTGCGGTAAAGAGTTTACTACGTCGCACGAACCGCCCCAAAAGTTGGCGCGATCTGGGTATCCGGACACTGAGGAATTTGCCGACGAACATTACGACGGTGCGGGGATTTATGAAGGCTATTAACTGGCGGGAGGCTCAAGGCGAAGTCCTCCAGGGGCTTAATAACACGGTCGCCATTGTAGGCCAGCCCAATAGTGGGAAGAGTACTCTTTTCAATCAGATTATCGGCAAGCAAATTTCTCCTGTTTCGCCCGAAGCCGGTACGACCAAGACCTTGATACGCAGTGATTTTGGCCCTTTCACGCTGATCGATACGCCAGGACACTTGCCGGATGTGATGGAAAGTGGCATGGATCAGGCTAGTGTGATCGTGTTTCTCATTGATGCCACAAAAGGGTTTCAGAAGGAAGACCGCGACCTCTACAACGGCATAAAGAAACTCGATAAACCCACTATTATCGCTCTCAATAAGGTTGACCAGCTGCATGGCGGCGAAGGCGGTGAGCAGATGGCTGACGAGGTGTCGGTGCTGCTCGGCGTGCCGGGAGTAATACCGATTTCAGCCCTCAAAGGCGAGAATGTGGCCGAGGAACTTATTCCCGCAATGATTGAGGCCAGCCCTGAGGCGGCGCTGGTGATCGGGCGTGAGCTTCCTATCTATCGTCGCGAGGCCGCCCAGCGGATTATTCGCAATGCCACGCTGGTTAGCCTGGCAGCCGGCTTAGAGCCGATACCTTTGGTGGATATTCCTATTCTACTAGGGACGCAGGTACGCCTGGTTTTACGGATAGCGGCGTTGTATGGCGAGCAGATGGACACGGCGGACGCTATGAAACATGCACGCGAACTGATTGTCACCATGGTCGGCGGCTTGAGCCTGCGCTACCTCGCCGAAGAGTTGGCCAAAGCTGTTCCGTTTGGTGGTGATTTCGTTGCCGGAGCAATTGCCGGTGCCGGCACATGGGCTATCGGACAGGTCGCGCTTGAGTACTATGAGGGTGGCAAACGCATCAGTCCCAACCGTATACGCGAGCTTTATACAGACTTTTATCGCCTCTTCCGCCGGGAAAAATCTCCGTCAGAATTGCACCAGTACGCGATCGAGGGCAGCGATGCTCAACTAGCGCTGGAGGGGCCAAAGGGAAGTGACATAATCTCGGAACCCGCTGGCAGTGACACAATGGTGAGGCCGGATGCGCGGTGATGAAAGCATTTCCTTATGAACAGTATGAAACACTGGCCGAGCCATTGACGGTCTACTACCCAACCGGCCAGGAAGAGTTTGCGCGTCGGGTTTTTCAGTCCGTCGAAAAAGCCGGTAAACTGCTTACGCAACTGCTGGGGCAATCGATGCCCGAAATGGAAATACTCGTGGTTGCGCCTCAAGATTGGGATTCCGCGCCGGGAGAGGAGCAGGAGGAAACCGGCGCAGTCCTCTCCTTACCTTATTGGACGAGTGTGACGCAGCCCCCCTCACTTGTGGTCCCTCAAGAGCTTGATAGTATAATCGGGGAGCCGGCGCAAGAAAAACTCGCCTTTCTTCTCTATCACGAACTGGCGCATGCCTTTGTTGAGGCTGATCCTCGTCCCTGGCCGGGAGAAAGTCCGCTATGGGCCGACGAGTGGCAGCTACAATTTGCCGCTTTCTGGCTCTTCCGCCAGATTCATGGCGGCTATGGGATCATCATGACGGATTTGCACGAGCAATACGAGGAGATTTTCGAACCGGAGCCGGACGGGAAAACACCCGTCACGGTGCGTGGCTTCGACTGGTACGAGGATACCAGCGCCGAAGACTACCTGATCTATACGCTTTTGCTCGAACGATTTGCGGATGATATCCTCGCGAACTTCGACGTGGAAGTCTTGCCCCGTTTCCTGAATCTCTATCGCAAAGACCGGGCTATTTTATTGAGCGATGAGGTGACGAAAATGCTGGGGACAGCATTAGGCCCTGATGGAGAGGAGTGGCTGGAATCGCTGGTGTATTTCTGATTACATCTTCCCACACGCTATGAGCGATGAAAGGAGGCTTTATGCCCCCGGCATCACTACTCTTATTTATTCTTCCATTGGGCCTGGATACGCTTGGGGTTTCGATCAGTCTTGGTATCAAAAGTTATTCTAGAGAACATGCTGGGAG of Ktedonobacteraceae bacterium contains these proteins:
- a CDS encoding cysteine desulfurase-like protein, coding for MQSLDLSPYRRYFPSLALKVNGNHAVYFDNPGGTQVAQQVIDAMVTYFLEANANTHGAFLTSHRTDQVIANARQAMADFLYAGSPDEIVFGPNMTTLTFAFSRAIGKTLQPGDEIVVTVLDHDANVAPWLALQERGVVIRTVDVHPENVTLDMEDMRAKIGERTKLVAVGYASNAVGTINDVTTIIRWAHEAGALAWIDAVQFAPHGPIDVQALDADFLICSSYKFFGPHLGILYGKAEYLERFPAYKVRPSSNDIPERWETGTLNHEGLAGLVGVIDYLAMLGREQGEQYKDAFRTTGGGHMYSGRQLELKVAMQAVMDYERGLSAQLLSGLREIKGIQVYGITNPQDLAWRVPTITCNIEGHSPQELAEYLAEAGIFSWNGNYYALGIMERLGLEEQGGALRLGMAHYNTPEEIDRVLERLEQL
- a CDS encoding GTPase produces the protein MASKREVKSTGDEKTKQNIISSAVKSLLRRTNRPKSWRDLGIRTLRNLPTNITTVRGFMKAINWREAQGEVLQGLNNTVAIVGQPNSGKSTLFNQIIGKQISPVSPEAGTTKTLIRSDFGPFTLIDTPGHLPDVMESGMDQASVIVFLIDATKGFQKEDRDLYNGIKKLDKPTIIALNKVDQLHGGEGGEQMADEVSVLLGVPGVIPISALKGENVAEELIPAMIEASPEAALVIGRELPIYRREAAQRIIRNATLVSLAAGLEPIPLVDIPILLGTQVRLVLRIAALYGEQMDTADAMKHARELIVTMVGGLSLRYLAEELAKAVPFGGDFVAGAIAGAGTWAIGQVALEYYEGGKRISPNRIRELYTDFYRLFRREKSPSELHQYAIEGSDAQLALEGPKGSDIISEPAGSDTMVRPDAR
- a CDS encoding DUF6081 family protein; its protein translation is MDQAQITPIADRQQEEESLIYSDYHSIITGVNRSWEYGGFPLPDGTFWRYREPDAAVVVEGERMRVSAKISRANDQVQILDNAKNMFFSTRLFDVPEQGEISFEWNMRARCANTAPHDLYDGFVSVNLLDFTTGAALDFFVCNDIIATVYAILPFPGVPEPVDPENADRPKYFCDFNELPLETAPGQLHRYRITYSRRKDEVRYFVDGQEVGVYTGVPVKINSLIIALGLMTEKSIEEGKSVSVHGQILTGEWGAFTITTRNA